The Gemmatimonadaceae bacterium genome has a segment encoding these proteins:
- a CDS encoding ATP-binding protein — protein sequence MRLPSRPSAPALKAILDPRRFLRWVFIGRLCLASAIFIAAVGNWTAVDASQTLVASLAFALSTVMTVISAGYAEIYRKRLGPTFLYAQAAFDVLLVTAVIHVTGGNTSPFSAVYILVIATASLLLPMGGGLLIAALSLVLYFADVVLFFRTPQGVEPAVWLQLSVFALVALGIRYLSAQLKESGEGKDLLVAALEQSALQAEDILRNIRSGVVTVDVEGRLLYANPMAEHLLGVDLIDHFGEPIVSTIGGVAPELAEAVVRAAKTKQRTTRGEAVISTVSKRYPIGVTTTYTEHDDTGAGRTATAIFQDISDQKRMDALRLRAQRLEGIAELSASLAHEIKNPLASIRSAVEQISRMPSVGDDQKTLTVLVMRESDRLSRLLSEFLDFARVHVARVRPVDLASVAQGAASLVSTHPDRDASVTVTCVVPQDDRLEIEGDEDLLHRAVFNLALNAVQAAPPRSEVRIEVSRGSADSLTLANPFDGDAVSLRVSDAGSGIPTDIRDRMFDPFFTTKANGSGLGLAVVHRAIEAHRGLVFVDSSARGTRFTVVLPRTQPAGIPAGSLS from the coding sequence GTGCGACTCCCTTCACGACCGTCGGCGCCCGCCCTGAAGGCAATTCTCGACCCGCGGCGTTTCCTCCGCTGGGTCTTCATCGGACGTCTGTGCCTCGCCAGCGCGATCTTCATCGCCGCGGTCGGGAACTGGACGGCTGTCGATGCCAGCCAGACGCTGGTCGCGTCGCTCGCCTTCGCGTTGTCCACGGTCATGACGGTAATCTCCGCGGGATACGCCGAAATATATCGAAAGCGGCTCGGCCCCACGTTCCTGTACGCCCAGGCGGCGTTCGACGTCCTGCTCGTGACCGCCGTGATTCACGTGACGGGCGGCAACACGTCGCCGTTCTCCGCGGTCTACATCCTCGTGATCGCCACCGCGTCGCTGCTGCTGCCCATGGGCGGCGGTCTCCTCATCGCGGCGCTGTCGCTCGTGCTGTACTTCGCCGACGTCGTGCTGTTTTTCCGCACGCCGCAGGGGGTCGAGCCCGCCGTCTGGCTTCAGCTCAGCGTGTTCGCCCTCGTCGCACTCGGCATCCGCTACCTGTCGGCGCAACTCAAGGAGAGCGGGGAAGGCAAGGACCTGCTCGTCGCCGCGCTCGAGCAGTCCGCGCTCCAGGCCGAAGACATTCTGCGCAACATTCGAAGCGGCGTCGTCACGGTGGACGTCGAAGGCCGGCTGCTCTACGCCAACCCGATGGCCGAGCACCTGCTGGGCGTCGATCTGATCGATCACTTCGGCGAGCCCATCGTTTCCACCATTGGGGGCGTCGCGCCGGAGCTGGCAGAAGCGGTCGTGCGTGCGGCGAAGACCAAGCAGCGAACGACGCGCGGCGAAGCGGTCATCTCGACGGTGTCAAAACGGTATCCGATCGGCGTTACAACGACCTATACGGAACACGACGATACGGGCGCGGGCCGCACCGCCACCGCGATCTTCCAGGACATCTCGGATCAAAAGCGCATGGACGCGCTGCGTCTCCGCGCCCAACGGCTGGAAGGCATCGCGGAGCTGAGCGCGTCGCTCGCGCACGAGATCAAGAATCCGCTGGCGTCCATTCGCAGCGCGGTGGAGCAGATCTCGCGCATGCCGAGCGTGGGCGACGATCAGAAAACGCTCACGGTGTTGGTGATGCGCGAATCCGATCGCCTGTCGCGCTTGTTGTCGGAGTTTCTCGATTTCGCGCGCGTGCACGTGGCGCGCGTGCGGCCGGTCGATCTCGCGTCCGTCGCGCAGGGTGCGGCGAGTCTCGTCTCGACCCATCCCGACCGCGACGCGTCCGTCACCGTGACGTGCGTCGTGCCGCAGGACGACCGGCTCGAGATCGAAGGCGATGAGGATCTGCTGCACCGCGCGGTGTTCAACCTCGCGCTGAACGCCGTGCAGGCCGCGCCGCCGCGCAGCGAAGTGCGCATCGAAGTGTCGCGCGGCAGCGCCGACTCGCTCACGCTCGCCAATCCGTTCGACGGCGATGCCGTCTCGCTCCGCGTCAGCGACGCGGGCTCCGGCATTCCGACGGACATTCGCGATCGCATGTTCGATCCGTTCTTCACCACGAAAGCAAACGGCAGCGGGCTGGGGCTCGCCGTCGTGCACCGCGCCATCGAGGCGCACCGCGGCCTGGTCTTCGTCGACAGCAGCGCGCGCGGCACCCGATTCACCGTGGTGCTGCCGCGTACGCAGCCCGCCGGCATTCCCGCAGGGAGCCTCTCATGA
- a CDS encoding glycosyltransferase family 2 protein, giving the protein MTSSSMPPNRSPLDDPARSRLRPRTPMDPNNIRLSVLIPVYNERDTIDLIVDQVRDTPLHLEIICVDDFSTDGTQQILETLLAQRRIDKLHRQPENRGKGAAIRQALSMSTGDIVIVQDADLEYDPDDWPVLLEPILDGRADACFGSRFLGGPHRVLYYWHSVGNSWLTTYSNMLTNLNLTDMETCYKAMRGELARSLLPKLTANRFGFEPEITARLAHAGARIFEVPISYSGRTYAEGKKIGWKDGIAAFWHITKFNLFS; this is encoded by the coding sequence ATGACCTCGTCCTCCATGCCGCCGAACCGTTCTCCGCTCGACGATCCCGCGCGCTCGCGGCTTCGTCCGCGCACGCCGATGGACCCCAACAACATCCGCCTCTCGGTGTTGATTCCGGTCTACAACGAGCGTGACACGATCGATCTGATCGTCGACCAGGTGCGCGATACGCCCCTGCACCTCGAGATCATTTGCGTCGACGATTTTTCGACGGACGGCACGCAACAGATTCTCGAGACGCTGCTCGCGCAGAGGCGAATCGACAAGCTTCATCGCCAGCCGGAGAATCGCGGGAAGGGCGCGGCCATTCGCCAGGCGCTCTCGATGAGCACCGGCGACATCGTCATCGTGCAGGACGCCGATCTCGAGTACGATCCCGATGATTGGCCCGTGCTGCTCGAGCCCATCCTCGACGGACGCGCCGACGCCTGCTTCGGCTCGCGCTTCCTCGGCGGACCACACCGCGTGCTGTACTACTGGCACTCGGTCGGCAATTCCTGGTTGACGACCTACAGCAACATGCTGACGAATCTCAACCTCACCGATATGGAAACGTGCTACAAGGCCATGCGCGGTGAGCTGGCGCGCTCGCTCCTCCCGAAGCTCACCGCCAATCGATTCGGCTTCGAGCCGGAGATCACCGCGCGGTTGGCGCACGCGGGCGCGCGGATCTTCGAGGTGCCGATCAGCTACTCCGGCCGCACGTACGCCGAGGGGAAGAAGATCGGCTGGAAGGACGGGATCGCCGCGTTCTGGCACATCACGAAGTTCAATCTTTTCTCATGA
- a CDS encoding sigma-54 dependent transcriptional regulator, whose protein sequence is MTDAVKPSVLVVDDETGILDSLNILLRNEGFTPHLAHGGRAGLDRIGEIRPDIVLTDIRMPNVTGVEILAAARSADPDVPVILMTAQATLQSAMQAVNEGAFYYIQKPFRNDELVAILKRASEHRKLRVENKSLKQAIKRAERNGLTRPVGTSKSWLDILRLVETVAPTDSTVLLQGESGTGKEVIARYIHELSARSEGPFLSINCGALPESLLESELFGHTKGSFTGAVRDKIGLFGASSKGTFFLDEIGETTPATQVKLLRALQHREVIPVGSTEAVPVDTRVVAATNRDLDEEIRAGNFRSDLYYRLNVIALHLPPLRQRRDDIPLLAEHFLHRIAAARNEAPKRIADEALEQLVEYAWPGNVRELENALERSIILTPEEEIRPSALPERITERRAEPLVSTRTPPNPTLEAVERAYIMWVLQSESGNKSRAAEVLGIDPSTLYRKLSRYGVEA, encoded by the coding sequence ATGACCGACGCCGTCAAACCGAGCGTGCTCGTCGTGGACGACGAGACGGGCATTCTCGATTCGCTCAACATTCTCCTGCGGAACGAGGGCTTCACACCGCATCTCGCGCATGGTGGACGCGCGGGCCTCGATCGTATTGGCGAGATTCGGCCCGACATCGTGCTCACCGACATCCGCATGCCGAACGTGACCGGGGTCGAGATCCTCGCCGCCGCGCGCTCCGCCGATCCCGACGTGCCGGTCATTCTCATGACGGCGCAAGCGACGCTGCAATCGGCCATGCAGGCGGTGAACGAAGGCGCCTTCTATTACATCCAGAAACCGTTCCGCAACGACGAGCTGGTCGCGATCCTCAAGCGCGCGTCGGAGCACCGCAAGCTTCGCGTCGAGAACAAGTCGCTCAAGCAGGCGATCAAGCGTGCCGAGCGAAACGGCCTGACTCGTCCCGTGGGGACGAGCAAGTCGTGGCTCGACATTCTGCGGCTCGTCGAGACCGTCGCGCCGACTGATTCGACCGTGCTCCTGCAAGGCGAGTCGGGCACTGGTAAGGAGGTGATCGCGCGCTACATCCACGAGCTGTCGGCGCGTTCCGAGGGGCCGTTTCTGTCGATCAACTGCGGCGCGCTTCCGGAGAGTCTGCTCGAGAGCGAATTGTTCGGCCACACCAAGGGCTCGTTCACGGGCGCGGTGCGCGACAAGATCGGTCTGTTCGGCGCGTCGTCGAAAGGCACTTTCTTCCTGGACGAAATCGGTGAAACGACGCCGGCGACGCAGGTGAAGCTGTTGCGCGCTCTGCAGCATCGGGAAGTGATTCCGGTCGGCTCGACGGAAGCGGTGCCGGTGGACACGCGCGTCGTCGCGGCGACGAACCGCGATCTGGACGAAGAGATTCGCGCCGGCAATTTCCGCAGCGATCTCTATTACCGGCTCAACGTCATCGCGCTGCATCTGCCGCCGCTGCGGCAGCGCCGGGACGACATTCCGCTCCTGGCCGAACATTTTCTGCACCGCATCGCGGCGGCGCGCAACGAGGCGCCGAAGCGGATCGCCGACGAGGCGCTGGAGCAGCTCGTCGAGTACGCGTGGCCGGGCAACGTCCGGGAATTAGAGAATGCTCTTGAGCGTTCTATAATCCTGACGCCGGAGGAGGAAATCCGCCCGTCCGCGCTGCCGGAGCGCATCACCGAGCGCCGCGCCGAGCCGCTGGTCTCGACGCGCACGCCGCCGAATCCGACGCTCGAGGCCGTGGAGCGGGCGTACATCATGTGGGTCCTCCAGAGCGAAAGCGGCAACAAATCGCGCGCCGCCGAAGTGCTGGGCATCGACCCGTCGACGCTCTACCGCAAGCTCTCGCGCTACGGAGTCGAGGCATGA